A genomic region of Xanthomonas fragariae contains the following coding sequences:
- the nudE gene encoding ADP compounds hydrolase NudE — protein sequence MSPRLPTIHKITDLGDGPFRRQQLDLEFSNGQRRLYERQLSQGHGAVVVAPMLDAQTVLLVREYAAGVHRYELGLVKGRIDAGETPEQAADRELKEEAGYGARQVQVLRAMTLAPTYMSHQSWLVLARDLYPERLVGDEPEEMEVVPWPIARLDELMLREDFSEGRSLAALFIAREWLERNP from the coding sequence ATGAGTCCGCGCCTGCCGACCATCCATAAGATCACCGATCTGGGTGACGGCCCGTTCCGTCGACAGCAACTGGATCTGGAATTTTCCAACGGGCAGCGCCGTCTGTACGAACGCCAACTCAGCCAGGGCCACGGCGCCGTGGTGGTGGCGCCAATGCTCGACGCGCAGACGGTGCTGCTGGTGCGCGAGTACGCTGCCGGCGTGCATCGCTACGAGCTGGGTCTGGTCAAAGGCCGCATCGATGCCGGCGAGACGCCGGAGCAGGCGGCCGACCGCGAGCTCAAGGAAGAAGCCGGCTACGGCGCACGTCAGGTGCAGGTACTGCGCGCGATGACGCTCGCTCCTACATACATGAGTCACCAATCCTGGTTGGTACTGGCACGCGATCTCTATCCCGAGCGCCTGGTGGGCGATGAGCCGGAAGAGATGGAAGTGGTGCCCTGGCCGATCGCACGTCTGGACGAATTGATGCTACGCGAAGATTTTTCCGAAGGCCGCTCGCTGGCCGCCTTGTTCATTGCACGCGAGTGGCTGGAGCGCAACCCATGA
- the bioA gene encoding adenosylmethionine--8-amino-7-oxononanoate transaminase, with protein sequence MHRHVHEPEILADHAASQAAEHWRQRDLAVLWHPCTQMREHPHTLPLVPIARGDGAWLVGHDGRRYLDAVGSWWTNLFGHTEPRIGAAIARQAGELEQVMLAGFTHAPAVQLAERLLAIAPRQAGRAPLSKVFYADNGSAGVEVALKMAFHYFHNRGEHRRTRFVALENGYHGETIGALSVGDIPLYRRVYAPLLLESMFAPSPDAYLAEPGQTAEDYALQAADALQAMFEQSPGEICALILEPRVQCAGGMRMYHPAYLRRARELCDAHGAFLIADEIATGFGRTGTLFACEQAGIMPDLLCLSKGLTGGFLPLSAVLATQQVYEAFLDDSRERAFLHSHSYTGNPLACAAALATLQIFADDDVVARNQHTAAHMATLAEQIGEHSAVADMRQAGMIVAFELTQGGDKLTPFPAVARVGLKAYRAALERGVVLRPLGDVLYWMPPYCVDQTQLALLAATTRHAIEQAVACA encoded by the coding sequence ATGCATCGACATGTTCATGAACCCGAAATCCTAGCAGACCACGCAGCCTCTCAAGCTGCCGAACATTGGCGGCAACGCGATCTTGCGGTGCTCTGGCACCCCTGCACGCAGATGCGTGAGCACCCGCACACACTTCCACTGGTGCCGATCGCACGTGGCGACGGTGCGTGGCTGGTCGGTCACGATGGCCGCCGCTATTTAGATGCGGTCGGCAGTTGGTGGACCAACCTGTTTGGCCATACCGAACCGCGCATCGGTGCGGCTATCGCGCGGCAGGCCGGCGAACTGGAGCAGGTGATGCTGGCCGGCTTCACGCACGCGCCGGCAGTGCAGCTGGCCGAGCGGCTGTTGGCGATCGCGCCGCGCCAGGCCGGCCGCGCGCCGTTGTCCAAAGTGTTCTATGCCGACAACGGTTCGGCCGGCGTGGAAGTGGCATTGAAGATGGCCTTCCATTACTTTCACAATCGCGGCGAGCACCGCCGCACGCGCTTCGTCGCGCTGGAAAACGGCTACCACGGCGAGACCATCGGTGCGCTGTCGGTCGGCGACATTCCGTTGTACCGGCGCGTGTATGCGCCGCTGTTGCTGGAATCGATGTTCGCGCCCTCGCCCGACGCCTATCTGGCCGAACCCGGACAGACCGCGGAAGACTACGCGCTGCAAGCGGCCGACGCGCTGCAGGCAATGTTCGAACAATCGCCCGGCGAAATCTGCGCGCTGATTCTGGAGCCGCGCGTGCAATGTGCGGGCGGCATGCGCATGTACCACCCGGCCTATTTGCGCCGCGCGCGCGAATTATGCGATGCGCATGGCGCGTTTTTGATCGCCGACGAGATTGCGACCGGCTTCGGTCGTACCGGCACGTTGTTCGCCTGCGAACAGGCCGGCATCATGCCCGACCTGTTGTGCTTGTCCAAAGGACTCACCGGCGGCTTCCTGCCGTTGTCGGCGGTACTGGCAACGCAGCAGGTGTACGAGGCTTTCCTCGACGATTCGCGCGAGCGCGCGTTTCTGCATTCGCATAGCTACACCGGAAATCCGCTGGCGTGTGCGGCCGCATTGGCGACCTTGCAAATCTTCGCAGACGACGACGTGGTTGCGCGCAACCAGCACACCGCAGCGCACATGGCCACGCTCGCTGAGCAGATAGGCGAACACAGCGCGGTGGCGGACATGCGCCAGGCCGGCATGATCGTTGCGTTCGAACTCACCCAAGGTGGCGACAAACTCACGCCGTTTCCAGCGGTGGCACGGGTTGGCCTGAAGGCGTATCGCGCTGCGTTGGAACGCGGCGTGGTGCTGCGCCCGCTCGGCGACGTGTTGTATTGGATGCCGCCGTACTGCGTGGACCAGACGCAACTTGCGCTGCTGG